One window of Bacillus alkalicellulosilyticus genomic DNA carries:
- the queA gene encoding tRNA preQ1(34) S-adenosylmethionine ribosyltransferase-isomerase QueA — translation MDVNEFDFYLPEELIAQTPLANRSASRLLVVGENEQYKDDQFANIPEYLNQGDCLVLNDTRVMPARLIGEKAETGASVEVLLLKQEEGDRWEALVKPARRIKNGTIIHFGQGELQATCIQELEDGGRILEFSYEGIFNEVLERLGQMPLPPYIKERLEDKDRYQTVYAKHEGSAAAPTAGLHFTEELLNTIRQKGVHIAFITLHVGIGTFRPVSVENIEEHEMHAEFYQMTEGTAKLLNDVKASGKRIIAVGTTSLRTVETIATKGNGTFSADSGWTSIFIYPGYTFQGINGLITNFHLPKSTLIMLVSALAGRKNTLKAYEHAVKERYRFFSFGDAMFIQGQGGKN, via the coding sequence ATGGATGTTAATGAATTTGATTTTTATTTACCTGAAGAATTAATCGCACAAACGCCATTAGCGAATCGAAGTGCTTCAAGATTGCTTGTAGTTGGCGAAAATGAACAATACAAGGATGACCAGTTTGCAAACATCCCAGAATATTTAAATCAAGGCGATTGCCTCGTATTAAATGATACACGGGTCATGCCAGCCCGATTAATTGGTGAAAAAGCTGAAACAGGAGCAAGTGTCGAAGTACTCCTCCTTAAACAAGAAGAAGGGGATCGATGGGAAGCACTCGTGAAACCTGCAAGGCGAATTAAGAATGGGACGATTATTCATTTTGGTCAAGGAGAACTACAAGCGACATGTATACAAGAGCTAGAAGATGGAGGACGAATTCTAGAGTTTTCATATGAAGGCATTTTTAATGAAGTGTTAGAGCGCCTTGGACAAATGCCATTGCCACCTTATATTAAAGAGAGACTAGAAGACAAGGATCGTTATCAGACTGTATACGCTAAGCATGAAGGGTCTGCTGCAGCTCCAACAGCAGGATTGCATTTTACAGAAGAGTTACTTAATACCATTCGGCAAAAAGGAGTTCATATCGCGTTTATTACACTCCATGTTGGAATAGGTACATTCCGCCCAGTCAGTGTGGAAAATATAGAGGAACATGAAATGCATGCGGAATTTTATCAAATGACTGAAGGAACAGCCAAATTATTAAATGATGTCAAGGCAAGTGGGAAACGAATTATTGCCGTTGGAACAACCTCGCTTCGCACAGTTGAAACAATTGCGACTAAAGGGAATGGTACATTTTCAGCTGACTCAGGTTGGACATCTATCTTTATTTACCCAGGTTATACATTTCAAGGGATAAATGGACTTATTACGAATTTTCACTTACCAAAATCAACACTAATTATGTTGGTAAGTGCTCTGGCCGGAAGAAAAAATACGTTAAAGGCCTATGAACACGCAGTTAAAGAAAGATATCGTTTCTTTAGTTTCGGTGACGCAATGTTTATTCAAGGGCAAGGAGGGAAAAACTGA
- the tgt gene encoding tRNA guanosine(34) transglycosylase Tgt → MAAVTYELIKTCKQSGARLGRIHTPHGSIETPIFMPVGTLATVKTMSPEELKEIGSQIILSNTYHLWLRPGHDIVKEAGGLHKFMNWDKPILTDSGGFQVFSLSDLRKIEEEGVHFRNHLSGAKLFLSPEGAMEIQNALGSDIMMAFDECPPYPAEYEYMKSSVERTSRWAERCLEAHQRPQDQALFGIIQGGEYEELRRQSAQDLVSLDFPGYAIGGLSVGEPKDVMNKVLEFTTPLMPTNKPRYLMGVGSADALIDGSIRGIDMFDCVLPTRIARNGTCMTSTGRLVVRNAKFARDFRPLDENCDCHVCKNYTRAYIRHLIKCEETFGFRLTSYHNLYFLLKLMEQVRQAIREDRLLDFREEFFELYGFNKPNAKNF, encoded by the coding sequence ATGGCTGCGGTGACTTATGAATTAATAAAGACATGTAAACAGTCAGGCGCGAGGTTAGGACGAATTCACACCCCTCATGGCTCCATTGAAACGCCGATATTCATGCCAGTGGGAACACTTGCTACAGTCAAAACGATGAGCCCAGAAGAGCTTAAAGAAATTGGGTCACAAATTATTTTAAGTAACACTTACCACCTTTGGCTACGACCAGGCCATGATATTGTTAAAGAAGCGGGTGGTCTTCACAAATTTATGAACTGGGACAAACCGATATTAACTGATTCTGGCGGTTTTCAAGTTTTTAGTTTAAGTGATTTACGTAAAATTGAAGAAGAAGGCGTACATTTTAGAAACCATTTAAGTGGTGCCAAGCTTTTCTTAAGTCCTGAGGGAGCAATGGAAATTCAAAATGCGTTAGGTTCGGATATTATGATGGCATTTGATGAATGTCCGCCATACCCTGCAGAATATGAATATATGAAGAGCTCTGTAGAACGAACAAGTCGTTGGGCTGAAAGATGTTTAGAAGCCCACCAAAGACCTCAAGACCAAGCTCTCTTTGGAATTATTCAAGGGGGAGAGTACGAAGAATTAAGAAGACAAAGTGCACAAGATTTAGTGTCACTTGATTTTCCGGGGTATGCGATAGGTGGCCTTTCCGTTGGGGAACCAAAGGATGTCATGAATAAAGTTCTTGAATTCACGACTCCACTTATGCCGACTAATAAGCCTAGATATTTAATGGGTGTTGGTTCAGCGGATGCCTTAATCGACGGTTCAATTCGTGGCATTGATATGTTTGACTGTGTTTTACCAACAAGGATTGCTAGAAATGGCACATGCATGACAAGTACAGGAAGACTCGTTGTCAGAAACGCAAAGTTCGCAAGAGATTTCAGACCGCTTGATGAGAATTGTGATTGCCATGTCTGTAAAAATTATACGAGAGCGTATATCCGACATCTCATCAAATGTGAAGAAACGTTCGGATTTAGATTAACCTCTTATCATAATCTCTATTTCCTGTTAAAATTAATGGAGCAAGTGAGACAAGCTATTCGTGAGGATCGTTTGCTTGACTTCAGAGAAGAGTTTTTTGAGCTGTATGGATTTAACAAACCTAATGCAAAAAACTTCTAA
- the yajC gene encoding preprotein translocase subunit YajC, giving the protein MGEGGGMIGALLPLILMFAIFWFLLIRPQQKKQKAVREMHSALQKGDKIITIGGLHGTIDAIDEDIVVILVHDNRKLTFDRTSIREVVNPN; this is encoded by the coding sequence ATGGGTGAAGGAGGAGGAATGATTGGTGCTTTATTGCCACTAATCTTAATGTTCGCTATCTTCTGGTTTCTTTTAATTAGACCACAACAAAAGAAACAGAAAGCAGTTCGCGAAATGCACTCTGCTCTCCAAAAGGGAGATAAAATTATTACAATCGGTGGACTTCATGGAACTATCGATGCTATCGATGAAGATATCGTTGTAATTTTAGTACATGATAACCGTAAGTTAACATTTGACCGTACTTCGATTCGTGAAGTAGTCAATCCAAATTAA
- a CDS encoding TIGR04086 family membrane protein, whose product MEYRGMFSSMLYGLVSIVIIALSFSLVVSLILTFSSLTETSFSWIILIASFLTLFIGGLIAGGKAKQNGLIIGAGTALLFTVVTFLVQYLGYNSVFSTEQLLYHGGYLLCAALGGIIGVNLAGE is encoded by the coding sequence ATGGAATATCGGGGAATGTTTAGTTCTATGCTATATGGGCTTGTTTCTATCGTTATCATCGCACTATCTTTTAGCCTCGTCGTATCGTTAATCCTAACATTCAGCTCACTAACAGAAACATCGTTTTCATGGATTATTTTAATCGCTTCATTTTTAACGCTATTTATTGGAGGTCTTATAGCCGGAGGAAAAGCAAAACAAAACGGATTAATCATAGGCGCTGGTACAGCATTATTATTTACCGTAGTTACTTTTCTTGTTCAATATTTAGGCTACAACTCAGTGTTTTCAACAGAACAGCTATTATATCATGGAGGATATTTACTCTGTGCCGCATTAGGAGGAATCATCGGGGTAAATTTGGCAGGCGAATAA
- a CDS encoding ArsB/NhaD family transporter, translating to MEVTLAFIIFIISYVFIISEKVNRALVACLGGAAMLYAGVINLDSAFIHHIDWHTIALLLAMMILVSITSQSGFFEYVAIKVAKQVNGKPIPLLILISLLTALGSAVLNNVTTVLLVVPIVLTLTKMLKLNAVPYLLSIILASNIGGTATLIGDPPNLMIGQAVEHLTFNDFLVHLGPVVAIIFFVVMAGLVLFYRNKLHVTEADQRKLVEVDPKKYLKDKVLLIKSITVLTMTTVGFIIQPLLNVDITSIAMGGALLLMLLTYQVQDVEEVFKSVEWVTLFFFIGLFMLVGGIKEVGLIDEIAKSIIYYTDGDLPKTAILILWASGILSGFVDNIPFVAAMIPVILEFQSYGMTNLDPLWWALALGACLGGNATIIGATANVIVAGLAVKANHSFSYMEFLKVGAPVALVSFIISTIYIYFRYLIFFY from the coding sequence ATGGAAGTAACCTTGGCCTTTATCATTTTTATCATCAGTTACGTTTTTATTATAAGTGAAAAAGTAAATAGAGCATTGGTAGCCTGTCTAGGGGGCGCTGCAATGTTATATGCAGGTGTCATTAACTTAGATAGTGCATTTATTCACCATATTGATTGGCATACGATTGCGTTGCTTCTTGCTATGATGATTTTGGTCTCGATCACGAGTCAAAGTGGTTTTTTTGAATATGTCGCGATTAAAGTTGCAAAGCAAGTAAACGGAAAGCCTATCCCATTACTCATCCTTATTTCACTTCTAACTGCACTAGGGTCTGCAGTCTTAAACAATGTGACAACTGTACTGCTTGTAGTTCCAATCGTATTGACATTGACAAAAATGCTCAAACTAAATGCAGTTCCGTATTTACTCTCGATTATTTTGGCTTCGAATATTGGAGGAACGGCAACATTGATAGGTGACCCACCAAACCTAATGATTGGGCAGGCCGTTGAACATTTAACATTTAATGACTTTTTAGTGCACCTTGGACCCGTTGTTGCCATTATCTTTTTTGTAGTTATGGCAGGTTTAGTCCTCTTTTATCGAAACAAATTACATGTTACAGAAGCAGACCAAAGAAAATTAGTTGAAGTTGACCCCAAAAAATATTTAAAAGACAAAGTGCTATTAATAAAGTCGATTACAGTTCTGACAATGACAACGGTTGGATTTATCATTCAGCCTTTACTGAATGTTGATATTACTAGTATTGCTATGGGTGGAGCATTGCTTTTAATGCTACTTACATATCAAGTCCAAGATGTAGAAGAAGTTTTCAAATCAGTGGAATGGGTCACTTTATTTTTCTTCATCGGATTATTTATGCTGGTGGGCGGGATAAAAGAAGTGGGTCTAATTGATGAAATCGCAAAGTCGATTATTTATTACACGGATGGAGATTTACCGAAAACAGCCATTTTAATTTTATGGGCTTCTGGTATTCTCTCTGGCTTTGTCGATAATATTCCATTTGTAGCTGCGATGATTCCGGTCATTCTTGAATTTCAAAGCTATGGGATGACAAACCTTGACCCACTGTGGTGGGCACTAGCACTTGGCGCATGTCTAGGCGGTAATGCCACAATTATTGGAGCTACGGCAAACGTAATTGTTGCCGGATTAGCCGTAAAAGCAAACCATTCCTTTAGCTATATGGAATTTCTAAAAGTAGGAGCCCCTGTAGCCTTAGTATCCTTTATAATTTCAACCATATACATCTACTTCAGATACCTCATATTCTTTTACTAA